In the Cumulibacter manganitolerans genome, GGCACCGACGGGTTCGGGCTCTCGGACACCCGCCCGTCGCTGCGCCGCCACTTCAACGTGGACGCCGAGTCGATCGTGCTGCAGGCGTTGACGTCGCTCGCCGACGAGGGGCAGTACGACCGCTCGCAGCTGCAGCTGGTCATCGACAAGTACGGCGTCAACGATCCGACGCAGGTCGAGGAGGATCACTCGGGCGGCCTGACCTGACCTCGGCGAGGGGGTCGGCGCTCGCGTCCCCGTCGACGTCGACGGTGGTGCCGACCGCCCCGTCGGCGCGTCGGGCCGCGACCCGGCCCACGGCGTACGACGTGAGGGCCGCCCACGTGATCGCCAGGCTGAACCCGGCGAGCACGTCGCTGGGATAGTGCACGCCCAGCGCCATCCGGCTCAGGCCCACCGCGGCGGGGATCGCGAATGCGACGCCCATCACCAGCACCCGCCGCCAGCCCCGGGCGCTCATCGCGACCACGCAGACGACGGTGAGCGCGACGAGCATCGAGGCGCCCGAGTGCCCGCTGGGGAACGAGGTCTCCTGGAAGGTGAGCGCGGGATCCGCCGACGCCGGCCGGGGCCGGTTGACCAGCACCTTGATCAGCGTGCTCAGCACCGGGTACGTCGCGGCGCTCAGCGCCACCCACACGGCGGTGACCGTGTTGCGGCGGACCAGCGCCACGACGACGAGCAGCAGGTACACGCTCGTGGTGAACACCTTCTCCCCGAGGTGGGTGACGGCGCGGAACACTCGCCAGCGCGCGGGGTCGGCGTGCGCCCACGCGTGCAGCGTCGGCGTGACGGAGTCGTCGACGGCGCTCGGGCCGCGATGGGCGAGCAGCACCACGACCAGCAGCGCGGCGGCGAGGGTGACCGCGACCACCCCGGTCATCGCGAAACGACGTCCGGGCCACCACTGAGTGAGCATTAGGTCATTCTGCCCGGCCAACCAGCGCGGCGGACTGGCTATACCGCCCGGTAACGACCAAGGTGGATGCGTGATCGCGATTGTTGCGCCCGGACAGGGCTCGCAGACCCCCGGAATGTTCTCCCCCTGGCTCGAGCTGCCCGGTGCCCGCGAGACCGTGGCGGCGATGTCCGACCTCAGCGGGCTGGACCTCGAGCGCCTCGGTACGACGGCCGACGCCGACGAGATCAAGGACACCGCGGTCACCCAGCCGTTGGTCGTCTCGCTCGCGCTGCTCGCCTTCGAGGCCATCGCGCCGTCCGGCGACCTCGTCGTCGCCGGCCACAGCGTCGGTGAGATCGCCGCCGCGGCGATGGCCGGCGTGATCCCGAAGGACGAGGCCGTCCGCCTCGCGGCGGTCCGCGGACGGGCGATGGCCGACGCGTGCGCGCTCGAGGAGACGTCGATGGCGGCCGTGCTCGGCGGTGACGAGCAGGAGGTCCTGCGGGCCCTCGACGCGCTCGGCCTCGACCCGGCCAACCGGAACGGGGCCGGACAGATCGTCGCCGCCGGCCCGCTGCAGGCGATCACCGCCCTGCGCGAGAACCCGCCGGCCAAGGCACGCGTGATGCCCCTGTCGGTGGCCGGCGCGTTCCACACCCGCTTCATGCAGCCGGCCCAGGACCGGGTCGCCGAGCAGCGGGCCACGCTGCAGGGCTCCGCGCCGGCGTACACCCTGCTCTCGAACGCCGACGGCACCGCGGTCGGCGACGGCGGCGAGTTCCTCGACCGGCTGGTCACCCAGGTCACCAGCCCGGTGCGCTGGGACCTGTGCATGAGCACGATGCTCGATCTCGGCGTCGACGCGATCGTGGAGCTGCCGCCGGCCGGCGCGCTCAGTGGCCTGGCCCGCCGGGCGATGAAGGGCGTGCAGAACGTCGCCGTCAAGACGCCCGACGACCTCGACGGCGTCCGCGACCTGCTCGCCTGACGATGCACTTTCCTAGCGCCCGCCACTACGCGGCGATCAAGAGCTTCGGCGGCTACCGGCCGGCGCGGGTGGTCACCAACGACGAGCTGGCGACCCAGGTCGACACCAGCGACGAATGGATCCTGACCCGGGTCGGCATCCGCGAGCGCCGGTTCGCCGCGCCGGGCGAGACCGCCGTGTCCATGGCCGTCGAGGCCGGCCGCGAGGCGATCGAGCGCGCCGGGATCGCGCCGACCGATATCGACCTGGTGCTCGTCGCGAGCTGCACCCTGCCCACCCAGCTGCCCAGCGCAGCTCCCGAGGTCGCGCACCTGCTCGGCATCGGCGCCCCCGGCGCCTTCGACATCAACGCCGCGTGCGCCGGGTTCTGCTATGGCATCGGGCAGGCCTCGCACGCCGTCCAGACCGGGGCGGCCGAGACGGTGCTGGTGATCGGCGTGGAGAAGTTCACCGACTGGGTCGATCCGAGCGACCGGTCCACCTACATCATCTTCGCCGACGGCGCCGGCGCGGCGATCGTCGGCCGGTCGCCCGAGCAGCGCATCGCGCAGACCGTCTGGGGGTCGGCGGGCGACCGCCCGGAGGCGATCATCGTGCGCGACCGCCGCAGCCTGATCGAGATGGACGGTCGGGCCGTGTTCCGCTGGGCGACCACCGAGGTGCGCGACGAGATCACCCGGATCTGCGCCGCCTCCGGCCTGTCGCTGCGCGACATCGACGTCTTCGCCCCGCATCAGGCCAACCTGCGGATCATCGACTCGATGGTGCGGGCGCTGGACTTCCGTGACGACGTCGTCGTCGCGCGGGACATCGCAGTGTCCGGAAACACCTCGGCCGCGTCGATTCCCCTCGCCGTGCGGGCGCTGCTTGAGCGCGGCGAGGCACGCAGCGGCGATAAGGTTCTCACGATCGGGTTCGGCGCAGGACTGACCTTCGCCGGTCAGGTCTTCGAGATGCCCTAGCGACAGGAAAGGAACCACCACTATGGCAACCACCCAGGAAATCCAGGACGGCCTCGCCGAGATCCTCGAAGAGGTAGCAGGCGTCATGCCCGAGGACGTCGCCCCGGAGAAGTCGTTCACCGACGACCTCGACGTCGACTCGCTGTCGATGGTCGAGATCGCCACCGCGGTGGAGGACAAGTGGGGCGTCGCGATTCCCGACGAGGAGCTCGCGAACATCAAGACCGTCGGCGACGCGATGAAGTTCATCGAGGACAACCAGTAGTCCGCACCGCCGCATCCTGGGTGCGGGTGCCCGCCATCGCCGGGCACCCGCACCAGTGCCACCCCCGGGGCGCGCCCGCGCGACCCCTGACACCCCCTGAGAGAAGGACGCTCGTGACCGACGTAGTGATCACCGGACTGGGCGCGACGACGCCGCTCGGCGGCGACGTCGAGAGCTCGTGGAAGGCGCTGCTGGCCGGTGCGAGCGGCGTCCACGAGCTCACGGACCTGGTGTACGCCGAGATCCCCTGCCGTATCGCGGCCCCGTTCGCCGACTCCCCCACCGATCACCTCGAGCGGGCGAAGGCCCGGCGGCTGGACCGGTCGCAGCAGGCCGCGCTGGTCGCGGCCAAGGAGGCCTGGGCCTCGGCCGGCAGCCCGGAGGTCGACCCCGAGCGGCTGGCCGTGGTGGTCGGCACCGGCGTCGGCGGCGCGGTCACCCTGCTGGCCCAGGACGACATCCGCGAGGAGCGCGGCCCGAAGCGGGTCTCTCCGTACATGGTGCCGATGCTGATGCCCAACGGACCGGCCGCGACCGTCGGCCTCGAGCTGGGCGCGAAGGCCGGCGTGCACACGACCGTCTCGGCCTGCGCCTCCGGCGCCGAGGCGCTGCAGGTCGCCATGGACCTGATCCGCTGCGGCCGCGCCGATGTCGTCGTCGCCGGCGGCGCCGAGGCGTGCATCCACCCCACGCCGTTCGCCGGGTTCGGCATGGCGCGCGCGATGTCCACCCGCAACGACGACCCGACCGGCGCCTCGCGGCCGTTCGACACCGCCCGCGACGGCTTCGTGATGGGCGAGGGCGCGGCGCTGATGGTGCTGGAGAGCGCCGAGCACGCCGCGGCCCGCGGCGCGACCGTCATCGCCCGCCTGGCCGGCGCGGGGACGACGTCCGACGCGTACGACATGGTCGCGCCCGACCCGGGCGGCAGCGGCGCGGCCCGCGCCATCACCCTCGCGCTGCGCGACGGCGGGCTCGAGCCCACCGACGTCCACCACGTCAACGCGCACGCCACCTCCACCCCGGTCGGCGACATCGCCGAGGCGGCCGCGATCCGCGCCGCCATCGGTGACCACGCGGCGGTCACCGCGACCAAGGGCGCCACCGGCCACATGATGGGGGCGTCCGGCGCGGTCGAGGCGCTGTTCACCATCCTCGCGATCCGCGACCAGGTCAGCCCGCACATCCTGAACCTCACCGACGTCGATCCGGACCCCAACGTGCAGGCGCTGGACCTCGTCCGCGAGGCACCCCGCGAGATGCGCATCGATGCGGCCATCAGCGACTCGTTCGGCTTCGGGGGCCACAACACCGCACTGCTGTTCACCAGGCCGTAAGGAGCATTCGTGACCGCCACGCAGGAGCAAGCCGTCGACCCCCGCGACCCCGTCGCCCGCCTGGCGACGCTGTTCGATCCGGGCTCGCTGGAGCTCGCGAACGACCGCGAGGAGGGCACCGGAGTGGTCTGGGCCCGCGGCAAGGTCGAGGGCTCCCCCGCCGTCGCGTTCTGCTCGGACGCGACGAAGATGGGCGGCGCGATGGGCTCGGAGGGCTGCGCCAACATCGTCGACGCGATCGAGACGGCCAACCGTGAACGCATCCCGTGCGTCGGCATCTGGCACTCCGGCGGCGCGCGTCTCGCGGAGGGCGTCGAGGCGCTCGACGCGGTCGGCAAGGTGTTCGCGGCCATGGTGCACGCCTCGGGCCGCATCCCGCAGATCTCCGTCGTCCTCGGCCCGGCGGCCGGCGGTGCCGCGTACGGCCCGGCGCTCACCGACGTCGTCATCATGTCCGCCAGCGGCCGGGTGTTCGTGACCGGTCCGGAGGTCGTCCGGTCGGTCACCGGGGAGCAGGTCGACATGGAGGCGCTCGGTGGCCCCGACGCGCACGGCAAGAAGAGCGGCGTCGTGCACATCACCACGCCCAGCGACGAGGACGCGTTGAGCACCGCCCGCGAGCTGGTCGACCTGCTCGGCGAGCAGGGCCGCTTCGACCTGAAGAAGACCGAGATCAAGCCGTCGCTGGCGAGCGCGCTGCCGGAGTCGCCGCGTCGCGCGTACGACGTCCGCCCCCTGCTGCGCGAGCTGGTGGACGGCGACCTGCTGGAGATTCAGCCCAAGTGGGCCCCGAACATCGTGTGCGCGTTCGCCCGGCTGGCCGGCCGCACCGTCGGCGTCGTCGCCAACAACCCCATCCGCCTCGGCGGCTGCCTCGACTCCAACAGCGCGGAGAAGTCCGCGCGCTTCGTGCGGCTGTGCGACTCCCTCGGTGTGCCGCTGGTCGTGGTGGTCGACGTGCCGGGCTACCTCCCGGGCGTCGGGCAGGAGTGGGACGGCGTCGTCCGCCGCGGCGCGAAGCTGCTGCACGCGTTCGCCGAGTGCGTCGTGCCGCGGGTGACGGTCGTGACGCGCAAGGTGTACGGCGGCGCCTACATCGCGATGAACTCCAAGTCGCTCGGCGCGACGAAGGTGTTCGCCTGGCCCACCGCCGAGGTGGCCGTGATGGGCGCCAAGGCCGCGGTCGGCATCCTGCACCGCAAGACCCTCGCCGCGACCCCGATCGAAGAGCGTGACGCGGTGCACGAGCAGCTCGCCGAGGAGCACGAGCGGATCTCCGGCGGCGTGCAGCGCGCGGTCGACATCGGCGTCGTCGACGAGATCCTCGAGCCCGAGCGCACCCAGGTGGCGCTCGTGCAGGCGCTCAGCTCGCGGCCGTCCGGCCGCGGCATGCACGGCAACATCCCGCTGTAGGACCAGGACGCCGCGAGCAGGCCGCCCGTGCTGTCCAGATGCGGTGGGCTATGCCCCGCTCTTGCGGCATGCGGTGGGATGTACCCCGCTATCGGCGCGATAGCGGGGTGGAACCCACCGCCAGAGCGGCGGTACGGCTAGGACGCCGCGACGATCTGGGTGGACGGCGCGCCGTCGCCACCGGCGCGGTACATCTCGAGCTCGTCGTCGAAGGTCTGCCCGCTCAGCTGGTCCAGACCGTGCCGGAAGTCCTCGATGGTGCGCGCGGTCTCGCGCAGGTGCCGCAGCTGGTTCTCCGAGACCACGATGTCGCCGTTCACGCCGATCTGGGAGCGGAACAGCCCGCGTCCGGGCAGGTAGGCGATGCGCTCGCCGTCCGTGCCGGCGGTCGGCTCCTCGGTGACCTCGAAGACGAGCATCGGCCAGGCCTTGAGCGCCGCCGCGATGTTGTTCGCCGACCCTGAGGGACCGTGCCAGACGATCTCGGCGCGCAGCTCGCCGGGAGCCGCCGGCTGCGGCGTCCAGCGCATCTTGACCGGGCATTTGAGGGTAGCGGAAATAGCCCACTCGGCATGCGGCGTCAGGGCCGGCGGAGCCGAATGGACGAACACAACGCCACGCGTCTGCATCGCACTTCCCTTTCAGGTCGATCGGACGTCTTCCCCAACGCCGTGACCAAAGTGGTGCGAGTTGCGCGTGTTCCTGTTGTGCTCTCATTGTGGCGCACCGGCGCCGTTTGCGCCAGGGCCTGTGGTTCGATGGCTTGCAGCCAGTTCCATCCAGGCCTAAGGAGCCCCATGCGCTTTCGTCGCCGCCCGGCCGAGGAGCCCGAGGAGCAGGACGTCCTCGAGGAGACCGTCGAGGAGCAGGAGCCGGCCGACGAGGACCTTCCCGAGGACGCCGCGGACCAGGACGCCGTCGAGGCGGACGCCGACCAGGCCGCGCCGGAGGAAACCGAGGAGGAGTACGAGGATCCCGAGCCGACCGGACGGTTCGGGTGGCTCAAGCCGCGCAAGCGCAAGATCGACTACGGCCCGGACTTCTCCGTCAGGGTCGCCACGCTGCCCGACCTCGAGCGCTTCCCCGAGGACGGCCACGT is a window encoding:
- a CDS encoding phosphatase PAP2 family protein, whose product is MLTQWWPGRRFAMTGVVAVTLAAALLVVVLLAHRGPSAVDDSVTPTLHAWAHADPARWRVFRAVTHLGEKVFTTSVYLLLVVVALVRRNTVTAVWVALSAATYPVLSTLIKVLVNRPRPASADPALTFQETSFPSGHSGASMLVALTVVCVVAMSARGWRRVLVMGVAFAIPAAVGLSRMALGVHYPSDVLAGFSLAITWAALTSYAVGRVAARRADGAVGTTVDVDGDASADPLAEVRSGRPSDPPRPASDR
- a CDS encoding ACP S-malonyltransferase, with amino-acid sequence MIAIVAPGQGSQTPGMFSPWLELPGARETVAAMSDLSGLDLERLGTTADADEIKDTAVTQPLVVSLALLAFEAIAPSGDLVVAGHSVGEIAAAAMAGVIPKDEAVRLAAVRGRAMADACALEETSMAAVLGGDEQEVLRALDALGLDPANRNGAGQIVAAGPLQAITALRENPPAKARVMPLSVAGAFHTRFMQPAQDRVAEQRATLQGSAPAYTLLSNADGTAVGDGGEFLDRLVTQVTSPVRWDLCMSTMLDLGVDAIVELPPAGALSGLARRAMKGVQNVAVKTPDDLDGVRDLLA
- a CDS encoding beta-ketoacyl-ACP synthase III produces the protein MHFPSARHYAAIKSFGGYRPARVVTNDELATQVDTSDEWILTRVGIRERRFAAPGETAVSMAVEAGREAIERAGIAPTDIDLVLVASCTLPTQLPSAAPEVAHLLGIGAPGAFDINAACAGFCYGIGQASHAVQTGAAETVLVIGVEKFTDWVDPSDRSTYIIFADGAGAAIVGRSPEQRIAQTVWGSAGDRPEAIIVRDRRSLIEMDGRAVFRWATTEVRDEITRICAASGLSLRDIDVFAPHQANLRIIDSMVRALDFRDDVVVARDIAVSGNTSAASIPLAVRALLERGEARSGDKVLTIGFGAGLTFAGQVFEMP
- a CDS encoding acyl carrier protein — its product is MATTQEIQDGLAEILEEVAGVMPEDVAPEKSFTDDLDVDSLSMVEIATAVEDKWGVAIPDEELANIKTVGDAMKFIEDNQ
- a CDS encoding beta-ketoacyl-[acyl-carrier-protein] synthase family protein, whose product is MTDVVITGLGATTPLGGDVESSWKALLAGASGVHELTDLVYAEIPCRIAAPFADSPTDHLERAKARRLDRSQQAALVAAKEAWASAGSPEVDPERLAVVVGTGVGGAVTLLAQDDIREERGPKRVSPYMVPMLMPNGPAATVGLELGAKAGVHTTVSACASGAEALQVAMDLIRCGRADVVVAGGAEACIHPTPFAGFGMARAMSTRNDDPTGASRPFDTARDGFVMGEGAALMVLESAEHAAARGATVIARLAGAGTTSDAYDMVAPDPGGSGAARAITLALRDGGLEPTDVHHVNAHATSTPVGDIAEAAAIRAAIGDHAAVTATKGATGHMMGASGAVEALFTILAIRDQVSPHILNLTDVDPDPNVQALDLVREAPREMRIDAAISDSFGFGGHNTALLFTRP
- a CDS encoding acyl-CoA carboxylase subunit beta, which translates into the protein MTATQEQAVDPRDPVARLATLFDPGSLELANDREEGTGVVWARGKVEGSPAVAFCSDATKMGGAMGSEGCANIVDAIETANRERIPCVGIWHSGGARLAEGVEALDAVGKVFAAMVHASGRIPQISVVLGPAAGGAAYGPALTDVVIMSASGRVFVTGPEVVRSVTGEQVDMEALGGPDAHGKKSGVVHITTPSDEDALSTARELVDLLGEQGRFDLKKTEIKPSLASALPESPRRAYDVRPLLRELVDGDLLEIQPKWAPNIVCAFARLAGRTVGVVANNPIRLGGCLDSNSAEKSARFVRLCDSLGVPLVVVVDVPGYLPGVGQEWDGVVRRGAKLLHAFAECVVPRVTVVTRKVYGGAYIAMNSKSLGATKVFAWPTAEVAVMGAKAAVGILHRKTLAATPIEERDAVHEQLAEEHERISGGVQRAVDIGVVDEILEPERTQVALVQALSSRPSGRGMHGNIPL
- a CDS encoding DUF3145 domain-containing protein, producing the protein MQTRGVVFVHSAPPALTPHAEWAISATLKCPVKMRWTPQPAAPGELRAEIVWHGPSGSANNIAAALKAWPMLVFEVTEEPTAGTDGERIAYLPGRGLFRSQIGVNGDIVVSENQLRHLRETARTIEDFRHGLDQLSGQTFDDELEMYRAGGDGAPSTQIVAAS